From a single Apostichopus japonicus isolate 1M-3 chromosome 12, ASM3797524v1, whole genome shotgun sequence genomic region:
- the LOC139977930 gene encoding uncharacterized protein isoform X2, whose translation MRDIRISFSLLLLLPHVDEMKHATITAVLFLLAIAQGSADFQCPSATFVELGKDVLIDCLISDVNDIYWLRGTEEDHYPIVKIEMGLKTISKVAQDHFDITDEGALVIRDASNNLTGSYVMLHYRTDLVREVDTVTLNVTTLVDSIIIQGPTGGVYPIGSTITLSCTFQKGYVVGWNEYENKDIFVADTKVTADAKYDNFRVNLSDQISSLKIIGADLEDAGNYSCNNKSYAFVEIEAPSSLSIMFNFTDDEGNNSTESHGVIDITCTAKNARPAVMIRFETGGSEWINPSETWTVSKGMTFDTSATLKYSFRKNQTDVFVTCQSFGQTTVPPMKKTIHLFTPICSLEINNSEATCRCISNPPVYQYMISIDGKLEVGETLNVDNLNGSNISCTGENFIGVGISTSRVVGSINDPSIHVNVIIIVAASLCAVIALVVCCCWRKKRKSQANRPKKWTLYDLVPSWLV comes from the exons CTTTTGCCACACGTAGACGAAATGAAGCACGCCACAATTACAgctgttctttttcttctcgCAATCGCCCAAGGATCAG CCGATTTCCAATGTCCGTCAGCCACATTTGTAGAGCTTGGGAAGGACGTACTTATTGATTGCTTAATTTCTGACGTGAACGACATATACTGGTTGAGAGGAACCGAGGAGGATCATTATCCCATCGTCAAAATAGAAATGGGTCTAAAGACGATAAGTAAAGTAGCACAGGATCATTTTGATATCACTGACGAAGGCGCCCTTGTAATAAGAGACGCTTCAAATAACCTTACCGGAAGTTACGTGATGTTACACTATCGAACAGACCTTGTTAGAGAGGTCGACACTGTGACCTTAAATGTCACAACCTTAG TTGACTCTATCATTATACAGGGACCCACGGGTGGAGTATATCCAATAGGTAGCACTATAACCCTGTCTTGTACATTCCAAAAAGGATACGTAGTTGGATGGAACGAATAcgaaaacaaagacattttcgtAGCGGATACTAAGGTTACGGCTGATGCTAAATATGATAACTTTCGTGTAAATTTGTCAGACCAAATATCGAGTCTAAAGATCATAGGAGCAGATTTAGAGGACGCTGGGAATTATTCGTGCAATAACAAGTCATATGCTTTTGTGGAAATCGAAG CTCCATCTTCATTGAGTATAATGTTTAATTTTACTGACGATGAAGGCAATAACTCTACAGAAAGTCACGGTGTCATTGATATAACATGTACCGCCAAAAATGCTAGACCGGCAGTGATGATTCGCTTTGAGACTGGTGGTAGCGAATGGATAAATCCGTCTGAAACTTGGACCGTATCTAAAGGCATGACATTTGATACATCTGCTACTTTGAAGTATAGTTTTCGTAAAAACCAAACCGACGTTTTTGTAACATGCCAATCATTTGGTCAAACAACTGTTCCTCCcatgaagaaaacaatacaTCTTT TCACACCAATTTGCAGTCTCGAAATTAACAACAGTGAAGCAACCTGCAGGTGTATATCCAACCCTCCTGTGTATCAGTACATGATATCAATCGACGGAAAGCTGGAAGTCGGCGAAACCCTTAATGTGGATAATTTGAATGGTTCAAACATTAGTTGTACTGGCGAGAACTTCATCGGAGTTGGAATATCTACTTCCAGAGTTGTAGGATCAATAAATG ACCCATCAATTCATGTTAATGTGATCATCATCGTAGCTGCTAGTCTTTGTGCTGTCATCGCATTAGTGGTTTGCTGTTGTTGGAGGAAGAAACGTAAATCACAAGCAA ATCGCCCAAAAAAATGGACATTATATGATTTAG TACCAAGCTGGCTAGTCTGA
- the LOC139977930 gene encoding uncharacterized protein isoform X3, translating into MRDIRISFSLLLLLPHVDEMKHATITAVLFLLAIAQGSADFQCPSATFVELGKDVLIDCLISDVNDIYWLRGTEEDHYPIVKIEMGLKTISKVAQDHFDITDEGALVIRDASNNLTGSYVMLHYRTDLVREVDTVTLNVTTLVDSIIIQGPTGGVYPIGSTITLSCTFQKGYVVGWNEYENKDIFVADTKVTADAKYDNFRVNLSDQISSLKIIGADLEDAGNYSCNNKSYAFVEIEAPSSLSIMFNFTDDEGNNSTESHGVIDITCTAKNARPAVMIRFETGGSEWINPSETWTVSKGMTFDTSATLKYSFRKNQTDVFVTCQSFGQTTVPPMKKTIHLFTPICSLEINNSEATCRCISNPPVYQYMISIDGKLEVGETLNVDNLNGSNISCTGENFIGVGISTSRVVGSINDPSIHVNVIIIVAASLCAVIALVVCCCWRKKRKSQANSCNISCSIWRHPV; encoded by the exons CTTTTGCCACACGTAGACGAAATGAAGCACGCCACAATTACAgctgttctttttcttctcgCAATCGCCCAAGGATCAG CCGATTTCCAATGTCCGTCAGCCACATTTGTAGAGCTTGGGAAGGACGTACTTATTGATTGCTTAATTTCTGACGTGAACGACATATACTGGTTGAGAGGAACCGAGGAGGATCATTATCCCATCGTCAAAATAGAAATGGGTCTAAAGACGATAAGTAAAGTAGCACAGGATCATTTTGATATCACTGACGAAGGCGCCCTTGTAATAAGAGACGCTTCAAATAACCTTACCGGAAGTTACGTGATGTTACACTATCGAACAGACCTTGTTAGAGAGGTCGACACTGTGACCTTAAATGTCACAACCTTAG TTGACTCTATCATTATACAGGGACCCACGGGTGGAGTATATCCAATAGGTAGCACTATAACCCTGTCTTGTACATTCCAAAAAGGATACGTAGTTGGATGGAACGAATAcgaaaacaaagacattttcgtAGCGGATACTAAGGTTACGGCTGATGCTAAATATGATAACTTTCGTGTAAATTTGTCAGACCAAATATCGAGTCTAAAGATCATAGGAGCAGATTTAGAGGACGCTGGGAATTATTCGTGCAATAACAAGTCATATGCTTTTGTGGAAATCGAAG CTCCATCTTCATTGAGTATAATGTTTAATTTTACTGACGATGAAGGCAATAACTCTACAGAAAGTCACGGTGTCATTGATATAACATGTACCGCCAAAAATGCTAGACCGGCAGTGATGATTCGCTTTGAGACTGGTGGTAGCGAATGGATAAATCCGTCTGAAACTTGGACCGTATCTAAAGGCATGACATTTGATACATCTGCTACTTTGAAGTATAGTTTTCGTAAAAACCAAACCGACGTTTTTGTAACATGCCAATCATTTGGTCAAACAACTGTTCCTCCcatgaagaaaacaatacaTCTTT TCACACCAATTTGCAGTCTCGAAATTAACAACAGTGAAGCAACCTGCAGGTGTATATCCAACCCTCCTGTGTATCAGTACATGATATCAATCGACGGAAAGCTGGAAGTCGGCGAAACCCTTAATGTGGATAATTTGAATGGTTCAAACATTAGTTGTACTGGCGAGAACTTCATCGGAGTTGGAATATCTACTTCCAGAGTTGTAGGATCAATAAATG ACCCATCAATTCATGTTAATGTGATCATCATCGTAGCTGCTAGTCTTTGTGCTGTCATCGCATTAGTGGTTTGCTGTTGTTGGAGGAAGAAACGTAAATCACAAGCAA ACAGCTGTAACATATCCTGTTCTATTTGGAGACATCCTGTTTAG
- the LOC139977930 gene encoding uncharacterized protein isoform X1: MRDIRISFSLLLLLPHVDEMKHATITAVLFLLAIAQGSADFQCPSATFVELGKDVLIDCLISDVNDIYWLRGTEEDHYPIVKIEMGLKTISKVAQDHFDITDEGALVIRDASNNLTGSYVMLHYRTDLVREVDTVTLNVTTLVDSIIIQGPTGGVYPIGSTITLSCTFQKGYVVGWNEYENKDIFVADTKVTADAKYDNFRVNLSDQISSLKIIGADLEDAGNYSCNNKSYAFVEIEAPSSLSIMFNFTDDEGNNSTESHGVIDITCTAKNARPAVMIRFETGGSEWINPSETWTVSKGMTFDTSATLKYSFRKNQTDVFVTCQSFGQTTVPPMKKTIHLFTPICSLEINNSEATCRCISNPPVYQYMISIDGKLEVGETLNVDNLNGSNISCTGENFIGVGISTSRVVGSINDPSIHVNVIIIVAASLCAVIALVVCCCWRKKRKSQANLLKSSASCGKGLELSYPLYGI, from the exons CTTTTGCCACACGTAGACGAAATGAAGCACGCCACAATTACAgctgttctttttcttctcgCAATCGCCCAAGGATCAG CCGATTTCCAATGTCCGTCAGCCACATTTGTAGAGCTTGGGAAGGACGTACTTATTGATTGCTTAATTTCTGACGTGAACGACATATACTGGTTGAGAGGAACCGAGGAGGATCATTATCCCATCGTCAAAATAGAAATGGGTCTAAAGACGATAAGTAAAGTAGCACAGGATCATTTTGATATCACTGACGAAGGCGCCCTTGTAATAAGAGACGCTTCAAATAACCTTACCGGAAGTTACGTGATGTTACACTATCGAACAGACCTTGTTAGAGAGGTCGACACTGTGACCTTAAATGTCACAACCTTAG TTGACTCTATCATTATACAGGGACCCACGGGTGGAGTATATCCAATAGGTAGCACTATAACCCTGTCTTGTACATTCCAAAAAGGATACGTAGTTGGATGGAACGAATAcgaaaacaaagacattttcgtAGCGGATACTAAGGTTACGGCTGATGCTAAATATGATAACTTTCGTGTAAATTTGTCAGACCAAATATCGAGTCTAAAGATCATAGGAGCAGATTTAGAGGACGCTGGGAATTATTCGTGCAATAACAAGTCATATGCTTTTGTGGAAATCGAAG CTCCATCTTCATTGAGTATAATGTTTAATTTTACTGACGATGAAGGCAATAACTCTACAGAAAGTCACGGTGTCATTGATATAACATGTACCGCCAAAAATGCTAGACCGGCAGTGATGATTCGCTTTGAGACTGGTGGTAGCGAATGGATAAATCCGTCTGAAACTTGGACCGTATCTAAAGGCATGACATTTGATACATCTGCTACTTTGAAGTATAGTTTTCGTAAAAACCAAACCGACGTTTTTGTAACATGCCAATCATTTGGTCAAACAACTGTTCCTCCcatgaagaaaacaatacaTCTTT TCACACCAATTTGCAGTCTCGAAATTAACAACAGTGAAGCAACCTGCAGGTGTATATCCAACCCTCCTGTGTATCAGTACATGATATCAATCGACGGAAAGCTGGAAGTCGGCGAAACCCTTAATGTGGATAATTTGAATGGTTCAAACATTAGTTGTACTGGCGAGAACTTCATCGGAGTTGGAATATCTACTTCCAGAGTTGTAGGATCAATAAATG ACCCATCAATTCATGTTAATGTGATCATCATCGTAGCTGCTAGTCTTTGTGCTGTCATCGCATTAGTGGTTTGCTGTTGTTGGAGGAAGAAACGTAAATCACAAGCAA ACTTGCTTAAATCCTCTGCCTCGTGTGGAAAGGGACTGGAACTGTCATATCCCCTTTATGGAATATGA